A section of the Macaca thibetana thibetana isolate TM-01 chromosome 10, ASM2454274v1, whole genome shotgun sequence genome encodes:
- the PLA2G6 gene encoding 85/88 kDa calcium-independent phospholipase A2 isoform X2, with product MQFFGRLVNTLSGVTNLFSNPFRVKEVAVADYTSSDRVREEGQLILFQNTPNRTWDCVLVNPRSPQSGFRLFQLGLEADALVNFQQYSLQLLPFYESSPQVLHTEVLQHLTDLIRNHPSWSVAHLAVELGIRECFHHSRVISCANCTENEEGCTPLHLACRKGDGEILVELVQYCHAQMDVTDNKGETVFHYAVQGDNSQVLQLLGKNAVAGLNQVNNQGLTPLHLACQLGKQEMVRVLLLCNARCNIMGPNGYPIHSAMKFSQKGCAEMIISMDSSQIHSKDPRYGASPLHWAKNAEMARMLLKRGCNVNSTSSAGNTALHVAVMRNRFDCAIVLLTHGANADAHGEHGNTPLHLAMSKDNVEMIKALIVFGAEVDTPNDFGETPTFLASKISRQLQDLMHISRARKPAFILGSMRDEKRTHDHLLCLDGGGVKGLIIIQLLIAIEKASGVATKDLFDWVAGTSTGGILALAILHGKSMAYMRGVYFRMKDEVFRGSRPYESGPLEEFLKREFGEHTKMTDVKKPKVMLTGTLSDRQPAELHLFRNYDAPETVREPRFNQNVNLRPPAQPSDQLVWRAARSSGAAPTYFRPNGRFLDGGLLANNPTLDAMTEIHEYNQDLIRKGQANKVKKLSIVVSLGTGRSPQVPVTCVDVFRPSNPWELAKTVFGAKELGKMVVDCCTDPDGRAVDRARAWCEMVGIQYFRLNPQLGTDIMLDEVSDTVLVNALWETEVYIYEHREEFQKLIQLLLSP from the exons ACTCTTCCAGCTGGGGTTGGAGGCTGACGCCCTGGTGAATTTCCAGCAGTATTCCTTGCAGCTGCTACCCTTCTATGAGAGCTCCCCCCAAGTCCTGCACACTGAAGTCCTGCAGCACCTGACCGACCTCATCCGTAACCACCCCAGCTGGTCAGTGGCCCACCTGGCTGTGGAGCTAGGGATCCGCGAGTGCTTCCATCACAGCCGTGTCATCAG CTGTGCCAATTGCACGGAGAATGAGGAGGGCTGCACacccctgcacctggcctgccGCAAGGGTGATGGGGAGATCCTGGTGGAGCTGGTGCAGTACTGCCACGCTCAGATGGATGTCACCGACAACAAGGGAGAGACGGTCTTCCATTATGCTGTCCAGGGTGACAATTCCCAGGTGCTACAG CTCCTTGGAAAGAATGCAGTGGCTGGCCTGAACCAGGTGAATAACCAAGGGCTGACcccgctgcacctggcctgccaGCTGGGGAAGCAGGAGATGGTCCGCGTGCTGCTGCTGTGCAATGCTCGGTGCAACATCATGGGCCCCAACGGCTACCCCATCCACTCAGCCATGAAGTTCTCTCAGAAAGG GTGTGCGGAGATGATCATCAGCATGGACAGCAGCCAGATCCACAGCAAAGACCCTCGTTACGGAGCCAGCCCCCTCCACTGGGCCAAGAATGCAGAG ATGGCCCGCATGCTGCTGAAACGGGGCTGCAACGTGAACAGCACCAGCTCCGCGGGGAACACGGCCCTGCACGTGGCAGTGATGCGCAACCGCTTCGACTGCGCCATAGTGCTGCTGACCCACGGGGCCAACGCGGATGCCCATGGAGAGCATGGCAACACCCCGCTACACCTGGCCATGTCG AAAGACAACGTGGAGATGATCAAGGCCCTCATTGTGTTTGGAGCAGAAGTGGACACCCCGAATGACTTTGGGGAGACTCCTACATTCCTAGCCTCCAAGATCAGCAGAC AACTGCAGGATCTCATGCACATCTCGCGGGCCCGGAAGCCAGCGTTCATCCTGGGCTCCATGAGGGACGAGAAGCGGAC CCACGACCACCTGCTGTGCCTGGACGGAGGAGGAGTGAAAGGCCTCATCATCATCCAGCTCCTCATCGCCATCGAGAAGGCCTCGGGTGTGGCCACCAAGGACCTGTTTGACTGGGTGGCGGGCACCAGCACTGGAGGCATCCTGGCCCTGGCCATTCTGCACG GTAAGTCCATGGCCTACATGCGTGGCGTGTACTTTCGCATGAAGGATGAGGTGTTCCGTGGCTCCAGGCCCTACGAGTCCGGGCCCCTGGAGGAATTCCTGAAGCGGGAATTTGGGGAGCACACCAAGATGACGGACGTCAAGAAACCCAA GGTGATGCTGACAGGGACACTGTCTGACCGGCAACCAGCTGAACTCCACCTCTTCCGGAACTACGATGCTCCAGAAACTGTCCGGGAGCCTCGTTTCAACCAGAACGTTAACCTCAGGCCTCCAGCTCAGCCCTCAG ACCAGCTGGTGTGGCGGGCAGCCCGAAGCAGCGGGGCAGCTCCTACTTACTTCCGACCCAATGGGCGCTTCCTGGACGGCGGGCTGCTGGCCAACAACCCCACACTGGATGCCATGACCGAGATCCATGAGTACAATCAGGACCTGATCCGCAAG GGTCAGGCCAACAAGGTGAAGAAACTCTCCATCGTTGTCTCCCTGGGGACAGGGAGGTCCCCACAGGTGCCTGTGACCTGTGTGGATGTCTTCCGTCCCAGCAACCCCTGGGAACTGGCCAAGACTGTTTTTGGGGCCAAGGAACTGGGCAAGATGGTGGTGGACTGT TGCACGGATCCAGACGGGCGGGCTGTGGACCGGGCGCGGGCCTGGTGCGAGATGGTCGGCATCCAGTACTTCAG ATTGAACCCCCAGCTGGGGACGGACATCATGCTGGATGAGGTCAGTGACACAGTGCTGGTCAACGCcctctgggagaccgaggtctACATCTATGAGCACCGTGAGGAGTTCCAGAAGCTCATCCAGCTGCTGCTCTCACCCTGA
- the PLA2G6 gene encoding 85/88 kDa calcium-independent phospholipase A2 isoform X1 yields the protein MQFFGRLVNTLSGVTNLFSNPFRVKEVAVADYTSSDRVREEGQLILFQNTPNRTWDCVLVNPRSPQSGFRLFQLGLEADALVNFQQYSLQLLPFYESSPQVLHTEVLQHLTDLIRNHPSWSVAHLAVELGIRECFHHSRVISCANCTENEEGCTPLHLACRKGDGEILVELVQYCHAQMDVTDNKGETVFHYAVQGDNSQVLQLLGKNAVAGLNQVNNQGLTPLHLACQLGKQEMVRVLLLCNARCNIMGPNGYPIHSAMKFSQKGCAEMIISMDSSQIHSKDPRYGASPLHWAKNAEMARMLLKRGCNVNSTSSAGNTALHVAVMRNRFDCAIVLLTHGANADAHGEHGNTPLHLAMSKDNVEMIKALIVFGAEVDTPNDFGETPTFLASKISRLDTRKAILTLLRTLGAEYCSPPIHGVPAEQGFAAPHHPFSLERAQPPPISLNNLELQDLMHISRARKPAFILGSMRDEKRTHDHLLCLDGGGVKGLIIIQLLIAIEKASGVATKDLFDWVAGTSTGGILALAILHGKSMAYMRGVYFRMKDEVFRGSRPYESGPLEEFLKREFGEHTKMTDVKKPKVMLTGTLSDRQPAELHLFRNYDAPETVREPRFNQNVNLRPPAQPSDQLVWRAARSSGAAPTYFRPNGRFLDGGLLANNPTLDAMTEIHEYNQDLIRKGQANKVKKLSIVVSLGTGRSPQVPVTCVDVFRPSNPWELAKTVFGAKELGKMVVDCCTDPDGRAVDRARAWCEMVGIQYFRLNPQLGTDIMLDEVSDTVLVNALWETEVYIYEHREEFQKLIQLLLSP from the exons ACTCTTCCAGCTGGGGTTGGAGGCTGACGCCCTGGTGAATTTCCAGCAGTATTCCTTGCAGCTGCTACCCTTCTATGAGAGCTCCCCCCAAGTCCTGCACACTGAAGTCCTGCAGCACCTGACCGACCTCATCCGTAACCACCCCAGCTGGTCAGTGGCCCACCTGGCTGTGGAGCTAGGGATCCGCGAGTGCTTCCATCACAGCCGTGTCATCAG CTGTGCCAATTGCACGGAGAATGAGGAGGGCTGCACacccctgcacctggcctgccGCAAGGGTGATGGGGAGATCCTGGTGGAGCTGGTGCAGTACTGCCACGCTCAGATGGATGTCACCGACAACAAGGGAGAGACGGTCTTCCATTATGCTGTCCAGGGTGACAATTCCCAGGTGCTACAG CTCCTTGGAAAGAATGCAGTGGCTGGCCTGAACCAGGTGAATAACCAAGGGCTGACcccgctgcacctggcctgccaGCTGGGGAAGCAGGAGATGGTCCGCGTGCTGCTGCTGTGCAATGCTCGGTGCAACATCATGGGCCCCAACGGCTACCCCATCCACTCAGCCATGAAGTTCTCTCAGAAAGG GTGTGCGGAGATGATCATCAGCATGGACAGCAGCCAGATCCACAGCAAAGACCCTCGTTACGGAGCCAGCCCCCTCCACTGGGCCAAGAATGCAGAG ATGGCCCGCATGCTGCTGAAACGGGGCTGCAACGTGAACAGCACCAGCTCCGCGGGGAACACGGCCCTGCACGTGGCAGTGATGCGCAACCGCTTCGACTGCGCCATAGTGCTGCTGACCCACGGGGCCAACGCGGATGCCCATGGAGAGCATGGCAACACCCCGCTACACCTGGCCATGTCG AAAGACAACGTGGAGATGATCAAGGCCCTCATTGTGTTTGGAGCAGAAGTGGACACCCCGAATGACTTTGGGGAGACTCCTACATTCCTAGCCTCCAAGATCAGCAGAC TTGACACCAGGAAGGCGATCTTGACTCTGCTGAGAACCTTGGGGGCCGAATACTGCTCCCCACCCATCCACGGGGTCCCCGCGGAGCAGGGCTTTGCAGCGCCACATCACCCCTTCTCCCTGGAAAGAGCTCAGCCCCCACCGATCAGCCTAAACAACCTAG AACTGCAGGATCTCATGCACATCTCGCGGGCCCGGAAGCCAGCGTTCATCCTGGGCTCCATGAGGGACGAGAAGCGGAC CCACGACCACCTGCTGTGCCTGGACGGAGGAGGAGTGAAAGGCCTCATCATCATCCAGCTCCTCATCGCCATCGAGAAGGCCTCGGGTGTGGCCACCAAGGACCTGTTTGACTGGGTGGCGGGCACCAGCACTGGAGGCATCCTGGCCCTGGCCATTCTGCACG GTAAGTCCATGGCCTACATGCGTGGCGTGTACTTTCGCATGAAGGATGAGGTGTTCCGTGGCTCCAGGCCCTACGAGTCCGGGCCCCTGGAGGAATTCCTGAAGCGGGAATTTGGGGAGCACACCAAGATGACGGACGTCAAGAAACCCAA GGTGATGCTGACAGGGACACTGTCTGACCGGCAACCAGCTGAACTCCACCTCTTCCGGAACTACGATGCTCCAGAAACTGTCCGGGAGCCTCGTTTCAACCAGAACGTTAACCTCAGGCCTCCAGCTCAGCCCTCAG ACCAGCTGGTGTGGCGGGCAGCCCGAAGCAGCGGGGCAGCTCCTACTTACTTCCGACCCAATGGGCGCTTCCTGGACGGCGGGCTGCTGGCCAACAACCCCACACTGGATGCCATGACCGAGATCCATGAGTACAATCAGGACCTGATCCGCAAG GGTCAGGCCAACAAGGTGAAGAAACTCTCCATCGTTGTCTCCCTGGGGACAGGGAGGTCCCCACAGGTGCCTGTGACCTGTGTGGATGTCTTCCGTCCCAGCAACCCCTGGGAACTGGCCAAGACTGTTTTTGGGGCCAAGGAACTGGGCAAGATGGTGGTGGACTGT TGCACGGATCCAGACGGGCGGGCTGTGGACCGGGCGCGGGCCTGGTGCGAGATGGTCGGCATCCAGTACTTCAG ATTGAACCCCCAGCTGGGGACGGACATCATGCTGGATGAGGTCAGTGACACAGTGCTGGTCAACGCcctctgggagaccgaggtctACATCTATGAGCACCGTGAGGAGTTCCAGAAGCTCATCCAGCTGCTGCTCTCACCCTGA
- the PLA2G6 gene encoding 85/88 kDa calcium-independent phospholipase A2 isoform X3, giving the protein MGRSWWSWCSTATLRWMSPTTRERRSSIMLSRVTIPRCYRCAEMIISMDSSQIHSKDPRYGASPLHWAKNAEMARMLLKRGCNVNSTSSAGNTALHVAVMRNRFDCAIVLLTHGANADAHGEHGNTPLHLAMSKDNVEMIKALIVFGAEVDTPNDFGETPTFLASKISRLDTRKAILTLLRTLGAEYCSPPIHGVPAEQGFAAPHHPFSLERAQPPPISLNNLELQDLMHISRARKPAFILGSMRDEKRTHDHLLCLDGGGVKGLIIIQLLIAIEKASGVATKDLFDWVAGTSTGGILALAILHGKSMAYMRGVYFRMKDEVFRGSRPYESGPLEEFLKREFGEHTKMTDVKKPKVMLTGTLSDRQPAELHLFRNYDAPETVREPRFNQNVNLRPPAQPSDQLVWRAARSSGAAPTYFRPNGRFLDGGLLANNPTLDAMTEIHEYNQDLIRKGQANKVKKLSIVVSLGTGRSPQVPVTCVDVFRPSNPWELAKTVFGAKELGKMVVDCCTDPDGRAVDRARAWCEMVGIQYFRLNPQLGTDIMLDEVSDTVLVNALWETEVYIYEHREEFQKLIQLLLSP; this is encoded by the exons ATGGGGAGATCCTGGTGGAGCTGGTGCAGTACTGCCACGCTCAGATGGATGTCACCGACAACAAGGGAGAGACGGTCTTCCATTATGCTGTCCAGGGTGACAATTCCCAGGTGCTACAG GTGTGCGGAGATGATCATCAGCATGGACAGCAGCCAGATCCACAGCAAAGACCCTCGTTACGGAGCCAGCCCCCTCCACTGGGCCAAGAATGCAGAG ATGGCCCGCATGCTGCTGAAACGGGGCTGCAACGTGAACAGCACCAGCTCCGCGGGGAACACGGCCCTGCACGTGGCAGTGATGCGCAACCGCTTCGACTGCGCCATAGTGCTGCTGACCCACGGGGCCAACGCGGATGCCCATGGAGAGCATGGCAACACCCCGCTACACCTGGCCATGTCG AAAGACAACGTGGAGATGATCAAGGCCCTCATTGTGTTTGGAGCAGAAGTGGACACCCCGAATGACTTTGGGGAGACTCCTACATTCCTAGCCTCCAAGATCAGCAGAC TTGACACCAGGAAGGCGATCTTGACTCTGCTGAGAACCTTGGGGGCCGAATACTGCTCCCCACCCATCCACGGGGTCCCCGCGGAGCAGGGCTTTGCAGCGCCACATCACCCCTTCTCCCTGGAAAGAGCTCAGCCCCCACCGATCAGCCTAAACAACCTAG AACTGCAGGATCTCATGCACATCTCGCGGGCCCGGAAGCCAGCGTTCATCCTGGGCTCCATGAGGGACGAGAAGCGGAC CCACGACCACCTGCTGTGCCTGGACGGAGGAGGAGTGAAAGGCCTCATCATCATCCAGCTCCTCATCGCCATCGAGAAGGCCTCGGGTGTGGCCACCAAGGACCTGTTTGACTGGGTGGCGGGCACCAGCACTGGAGGCATCCTGGCCCTGGCCATTCTGCACG GTAAGTCCATGGCCTACATGCGTGGCGTGTACTTTCGCATGAAGGATGAGGTGTTCCGTGGCTCCAGGCCCTACGAGTCCGGGCCCCTGGAGGAATTCCTGAAGCGGGAATTTGGGGAGCACACCAAGATGACGGACGTCAAGAAACCCAA GGTGATGCTGACAGGGACACTGTCTGACCGGCAACCAGCTGAACTCCACCTCTTCCGGAACTACGATGCTCCAGAAACTGTCCGGGAGCCTCGTTTCAACCAGAACGTTAACCTCAGGCCTCCAGCTCAGCCCTCAG ACCAGCTGGTGTGGCGGGCAGCCCGAAGCAGCGGGGCAGCTCCTACTTACTTCCGACCCAATGGGCGCTTCCTGGACGGCGGGCTGCTGGCCAACAACCCCACACTGGATGCCATGACCGAGATCCATGAGTACAATCAGGACCTGATCCGCAAG GGTCAGGCCAACAAGGTGAAGAAACTCTCCATCGTTGTCTCCCTGGGGACAGGGAGGTCCCCACAGGTGCCTGTGACCTGTGTGGATGTCTTCCGTCCCAGCAACCCCTGGGAACTGGCCAAGACTGTTTTTGGGGCCAAGGAACTGGGCAAGATGGTGGTGGACTGT TGCACGGATCCAGACGGGCGGGCTGTGGACCGGGCGCGGGCCTGGTGCGAGATGGTCGGCATCCAGTACTTCAG ATTGAACCCCCAGCTGGGGACGGACATCATGCTGGATGAGGTCAGTGACACAGTGCTGGTCAACGCcctctgggagaccgaggtctACATCTATGAGCACCGTGAGGAGTTCCAGAAGCTCATCCAGCTGCTGCTCTCACCCTGA